The genome window TAATAGGTTTCACTGGTTTACCAGTAGAGATTCGCTTGTAAAGGCGAGTAGCGCTGATAATGAACCATGCCCCTGCCCCGATTGCGGTGAGAGTGTAAAACCACCCGGAGGCGAAAATAAGGGTTAGTGACGTAAGGGCAGTAAGCCAGGTATAGAGAAGAATTTGTTTCGCAACCTGAGCTCGCGTTTTCACTACTGGCATCATGGGCACCCCGGCGCCGCGATAATCCTCTTCATATCGCATACCTAGAGCCCACGTGTGTGGCGGTGTCCAGAAGAAGATGATCATGAATAAGGCGACGGCTTGCAGCCATCCAGCCACCGAATGATTGGACGTGTTATCAGCAATAACGGCCCAGCCGACAATGACGGGCATGCACCCTGCTGCCCCGCCCCAAATCACGTTCTGCCACGTCCGGCGCTTGAGCCATTTCGTGTAGATAAAGATATAAAAGAGGATGGTCAGCATCACGAAAACTGCTGCTAAGAGCGAATGGCACAAGAACGTGAGGAACAAAAAGCTCAGCACAGTCATCGATGAGGCAAAAACCTTGGCTTCCGTGAGAGTCAGCCGGCCGTCCACCAAGGGACGGTTCTGGGTCCTCTTCATAACCTTGTCGATGTCACTGTCGACGATCATGTTGAAAGAGTTGGCAGCAGCAGCTCCCATCCATCCCCCGACAAGCGTTAACAAAATGAGCCAGAGGTGGATAGTACCGCGATCCGCCTGAAGCATGGCGGGAATCGTTGCGACCAGGAGAAGCTCAATTACCCGTGGCTTCGTAAGCGCCACATACGCCTTTATCTTCTCCACTTGCCTCTTTTTCCTCCATGTCCGCTGACAGTCCTCATCGCTGACTGATCGTTCATGCTTGTCTCGGCACTGGTGATGGGCATCTGTGCGTCGTAGCTATGACCATATTTAGGACAGTCACCGCCCTAGTCTAACAATCACGGTGTTATTCGTTGACTCGCCACGGGATTTTTACTCGAGGAGGAAATTCCATCCTGAACACGTGACCCCGACGGGGCTCGTAGGCGCCGCGTTTCGTCAGGCCACGCTGACCCTCTGAAGAGGGTGCCTGAGGCGGGCATGAGAGCCTGTGCAGATACCCTTTGAATAGCTTCGTAGACCGCGATGAAACTTCAGCCTAAACTGGTGTTCGTTTACTCCGAGGAGTTTTATTCCGCGGGAATGTTGCTTCAGCGGGAACCAACTTAGCGGTCGCTACGTAGACGGTAGGCATGTCTACGGCACGCGCACAGAAAGGTGATCAGAAGGTGATTGATAAGACTTCGGCAGTCATCAAGCGGTATGCAGAAGCTCGGGAGCTCGTTCCCGACCATATCCGCAGAGCCGTGGAACCAGCTTTCCCCAAAGACTGGGATGAGATCGACTCGCGATCCGTCGACACAGTCCGCGTCTTAGCTGCAGATGCTGTTCAGAAGGCAAAATCCGGTCACCCCGGCACTGCGATGAGCTTGGCTCCCCTGGCCTACACCTTGTTCCAGCGAACAATGCGCCATGATCCCTCGGATCCCGACTGGGTAGGCCGCGACCGATTCGTCTTATCCTGCGGGCATAGTTCGATGACTATTTACGCTCAGCTCTTCTTGGGCGGATTTGGCCTAGAGCTCGACGACCTCAAGCAGCTCCGCACGTGGGGCTCATTGACTCCCGGCCATCCGGAGTACGGGCATACCGCGGGGGTTGAAATTACGACCGGTCCCCTGGGGCAGGGTTTGGCCTCATCCGTCGGTATGGCCATGGCCGCCCGTCGTGAGCGGGGGCTTTTTGACCCTGATGCTCCGGCAGGACAGTCCCCCTTCGACCACTTCATTTATGTGATTGCTTCCGACGGTGACCTGGAAGAAGGCGTGACCAGCGAGGCGTCATCACTTGCAGGGACACAGAAACTCGGCAACCTCATCGCTTTCTGGGATGACAACCGTATCTCGATCGAAAACGATACGACGATTGCGTTTAATGAAGACGTCTGCGCCCGGTATGAAGCCTATGGATGGCAAGTTCTCAATGTTGAGTCCGGTGAAGATATTCAGGCGCTTGAAGCCGCGATCACGTTAGCTCAGCGCGAAACCAATCGTCCGACGCTCATCCGCGTCCGAACCGTTATCGGTTACCCTTCCCCCACCAAGATGAACTCCGGTGCTGTTCACGGAGCAGCACTCGGTGATGATGAAGTTGCCGCCGTTAAGCGCATCTTAGGTTTCGATCCTGATCAGACCTTCGAAGTCTCAGACGAGGTCCTTTCTCATACGCGGTCACTTCGTGAGCGGGGTGCCCGCGCTCATGAGTCCTGGTCGGCCGACTTTGACCGGTGGGCCGCGGAGAATCCGGATCGGAAAGCCCTATTTGATCGCCTGTATGCCCGGACACTTCCCGATGGCTGGGATGCTGGTCTGCCTGAGTGGGAGGCTGATGGTTCCGGAATTGCGACGAGGAAAGCCTCGGAGGTCACTCTTCAGTCGCTGGGTGCGGCGCTACCGGAGCTGTGGGGAGGCTCTGCCGACCTAGCTGGATCGAATAACACAACTATCAAGGATGCGGATTCGTTCGGCCCCTCGACCATTTCTACTGATTCATGGAATGCGCAACCCTACGGCCGGGTGCTTCACTTCGGTATCCGTGAGCACGCGATGGGTTCTATTCTCAACGGGATTGCTCTCCACGGGCCGACGCGCCCCTATGGCGGCACTTTCATGGTCTTCTCTGATTACATGCGCCCTGCAGTACGTTTGGCTGCTTTGATGAAGACCGACGTGTACTACGTGTGGACACACGACTCTATCGGACTGGGCGAAGACGGCCCCACCCATCAACCTGTGGAACATCTTGCAGCCCTTCGCGCCATCCCAGGCCTTGCGGTCGTGCGTCCTGCCGATGCGAATGAGACTGCCTCCGCATGGAGAGCAGCGATTGATTCGCCCGAGGGGCCTAAAGCGTTGGCATTGTCCCGCCAGAACCTACCCGTGTTGAAGGGGACCAAGGAACTCGCTCGGGACGGTGTCCGTCGTGGCGCGTATGTCCTGGTTCGTGAGTCGGCAGAACACCCACAGGTCATCGTGATGGCCTCGGGTTCGGAAGTCCAGCTGGCCGTCGAGGCTGCCAAAGTTTTGGAATCTCGCGGTGTAGCAACACGTGTTGTGTCTGTGCCATGTATGGATTGGTTCTTGGAGCAAGATCAGTCATATCAGGACGAAGTCCTTCCTCACGACGTCACCGCCCGCGTATCAGTGGAAGCGGGCATCGCAATGCCGTGGTATCAGCTTCTCGGGTCGCGCGGTAAAGCCGTCAGCCTTGAACACTTCGGAGCATCAGCTGCCGCTAGTGAGCTCTTTGAAAAGTTCGGCTTTACTGTCGACGCCGTCGTCGATGCTGCCACCTCTGTTGTAGAGAACTAAGACCATCTACGTCATATTTGCGCGTTACGTGATGAAAGGATTTGATCGTGACCTCTGATAACGCACCCCACGTACTGGGAGGCGATTCGAGTTTTCCCTCCGAGTATCTCCCCTCCTCAGCCAATGAGAATGTCCGTCAACTAGCCGACGCAGGCACGTCGGTGTGGCTCGATGACCTTTCTCGGGACCGTCTGACCTCTGGGAACCTGGTCGAGCTCATTGCCGACGCGGGAATCGTCGGCGTGACGACGAACCCGGCGATCTTTTCGAAAGCCATGACTGTTGGCACCGCGTATGACGACCAGTTAGCGACCCTGAGTTCGCAGGGGCATTCGGCGTCGGAAGCGGTCTTTGACATGGCTATCGACGACGTCCGTGATGCCTGCGAAGCCTTCAAAGATGTATATGAGGCATCGCGGGGTCAAGATGGACGCGTATCTATCGAGGTCGACCCTCGTTATGCACATAATCCCGAGAAAACGGTGGCACAGGCTAAAGAGTTGTGGGATCGTGTGGGCAAACCCAACGTGATGATCAAAATTCCTGCCACAAAACAGGCTCTACCGGCGATTACGGATACTATCGCCGCGGGAATTAGCGTGAACGTCACCCTCATTTTCTCAGTGGAGCGATACAAGGAAGTCATCAAGGCCTTCATCGACGGTCTTGAACGTGCCCAGTCGGCCGGCAAGGATCTGTCCTCTATTCATTCCGTGGCTAGTTTCTTCGTCTCTCGGGTCGATGGTGCCGTCGACCATAAACTTGCTGATATCGCACCAACCGCATCCCGCGATGTAGAAAAACTTAAGGGGATGGCGGGTATTCATAATGCGCAGCTAGCTTATGAAGCATTCCGTCGCGTTTTCGGAGGCGACGACGTTGAGACCAGCGCCGCTGTCAATAACGACGATCTCTCGTCGGAGGCTGAGCG of Corynebacterium kroppenstedtii DSM 44385 contains these proteins:
- the tkt gene encoding transketolase, producing the protein MIDKTSAVIKRYAEARELVPDHIRRAVEPAFPKDWDEIDSRSVDTVRVLAADAVQKAKSGHPGTAMSLAPLAYTLFQRTMRHDPSDPDWVGRDRFVLSCGHSSMTIYAQLFLGGFGLELDDLKQLRTWGSLTPGHPEYGHTAGVEITTGPLGQGLASSVGMAMAARRERGLFDPDAPAGQSPFDHFIYVIASDGDLEEGVTSEASSLAGTQKLGNLIAFWDDNRISIENDTTIAFNEDVCARYEAYGWQVLNVESGEDIQALEAAITLAQRETNRPTLIRVRTVIGYPSPTKMNSGAVHGAALGDDEVAAVKRILGFDPDQTFEVSDEVLSHTRSLRERGARAHESWSADFDRWAAENPDRKALFDRLYARTLPDGWDAGLPEWEADGSGIATRKASEVTLQSLGAALPELWGGSADLAGSNNTTIKDADSFGPSTISTDSWNAQPYGRVLHFGIREHAMGSILNGIALHGPTRPYGGTFMVFSDYMRPAVRLAALMKTDVYYVWTHDSIGLGEDGPTHQPVEHLAALRAIPGLAVVRPADANETASAWRAAIDSPEGPKALALSRQNLPVLKGTKELARDGVRRGAYVLVRESAEHPQVIVMASGSEVQLAVEAAKVLESRGVATRVVSVPCMDWFLEQDQSYQDEVLPHDVTARVSVEAGIAMPWYQLLGSRGKAVSLEHFGASAAASELFEKFGFTVDAVVDAATSVVEN
- the tal gene encoding transaldolase: MTSDNAPHVLGGDSSFPSEYLPSSANENVRQLADAGTSVWLDDLSRDRLTSGNLVELIADAGIVGVTTNPAIFSKAMTVGTAYDDQLATLSSQGHSASEAVFDMAIDDVRDACEAFKDVYEASRGQDGRVSIEVDPRYAHNPEKTVAQAKELWDRVGKPNVMIKIPATKQALPAITDTIAAGISVNVTLIFSVERYKEVIKAFIDGLERAQSAGKDLSSIHSVASFFVSRVDGAVDHKLADIAPTASRDVEKLKGMAGIHNAQLAYEAFRRVFGGDDVETSAAVNNDDLSSEAERWQKLAGAGANVQRPLWASTSVKNPDYTPTLYVTELAGACTVNTMPEGTLDALQSDGGVHGDALTGTGNDARTYFDDLESLGIDFADVVNVLEDDGVAKFVDSWNELIANIDSRLSS